The following are from one region of the Mustela lutreola isolate mMusLut2 chromosome 9, mMusLut2.pri, whole genome shotgun sequence genome:
- the MRPL33 gene encoding large ribosomal subunit protein bL33m, whose protein sequence is MFLSAVTFAKSKSKTILVKMLSQAGTGYSFNTKRSRLREKLTLLHYDPIVKTKVLFVEQKKIRSL, encoded by the exons ATGTTCCTGTCCGCGGTCACCT TTGCCAAGAGCAAGTCAAA aacCATTCTGGTGAAAATGCTGAGCCAAGCTGGGACAGGTTACTCCTTCAACACTAAGAGAAGCCGACTACGGGAGAAACTGACTCTCTTGCATTATGATCCAATTG tgaaAACAAAAGTTCTCTTTGTGGAACAGAAGAAAATACGTTCCCTATAA